The Juglans regia cultivar Chandler chromosome 11, Walnut 2.0, whole genome shotgun sequence genome contains the following window.
AAGATGGAGCAACAGATTATTATGCTTCATTCCAAAGGAAACTTGGCTCCAAATTAGCATAGAAACTCTTAACAATGTAATTGAAAGGCcataatgaaaatgaataacCTGAAGCAATCCCTACAACACCAACAATAGCAACCTTTCCTTTCTCTAATCTGATCTCGATTGGCCAGCTCGAGAAGAAAGGATAATACCAACAATGAGGCCATACAAGGCCAAGGCTTCGGCAAAGATGAGAATGAGAATCATTCCAACAAAAAGCTTCGGCTGCTGTGCATTTGCTCTGTACAAATACAATCAAAGTCCATCAAAAACAAGCTTTGAAGTgaacaagaacaaaaacaaaaacaaaggcaAGTCTGGTGGCTTGGTTATAGCAAGTTCACATGACCACaacaaaaaattgaacaaattaAGGAACCAAAAACGCAACTGAACAAGATTGTTGCATCCTGAGTCAAAACCTTGAAAGATTCAAAATGTAGAGGGAGTACTCTTAATTCATGGTAAGATTGAGTGGTTACAATGTCCGattcaataatataatattattcccAAAGAAAAATAGAGCCCATGTCACCACATTCACCATAACCATCCACACGATTCCAGACTAAAacgtatcatatatataaacaaacgATGATATATACGacggagagaaagagagtaccTGACACCGGCATCACCGACGATACCGATAGCCATACCGGCGGAAAGACCAGCAAGACCACAAGCGAGACCGGAGGAGAGGTGGGCGTAACCGTCGAAAAGGTAATACGATTTGGCCTTTGGGTTAATCCCCGTACTGATAATAACCGCAATGATCAAACCGTAGATACCTAACACTCCAGCCATAACGACGGGAACGATCGATTTCATCACAAGCTCCGGCCGCATGACTCCCATGGAGGCGACGCCTACGCCGCTCTTTGCTGTGCCATATGCCGCTCCCATacctaaaaacaaaacaatcaaaCCTCAAATTGTTTTGGAAAGGCCAAAGTTAAAGGGAAGATAAATAATAGGTGGCcgagaaaataaagaattttaCGCCATGATTTTCTCGACAACCAAACGGAGGGTAAGGGCTTGCAGTGTGCTTACATGAGAAAACCAGGGCAGCCGCGGCGCCGAGGAAGCCAAAAAACGGAGCGGTTTCGTCGCCGCCGAATGTGGACATTTTTCCAGGATTTGATCGGATTTGGGAGAGATTTTTGGAAATTGATTGTAAATTGAAGGGGGACGGGGGCGGTACTTGAAGGAAGCTTCGCCTCTTCGGTGTGGGTCACTACAGGCCGTACAATCTTTTACGGTCAGTCACTTCTAGGATCTCCGGTGTCGGTAACTAAGCAGATTAAGCTAAAGCATGGGCTGACAATTTCAGTATGGGCCGTACTCCGTCTCGGGCCCAGATCCTACACAGCTAGGACAGTCGACCCAGCTCAATTAACGGGCTAGGCTTAACCATGGGCTTATCAGTGTGCTCAAGCCCATCCAATaatattaagagtaatattgCACACAATCATGAATTGTATAAGTATCGcgcaattcttttaaaaaatagtaggtctattattaaaaaattaattttttttatataagtcttatatttactcgcgtttttcaaataaattgagCGGCATTTGCACACTCCACAactctaaatattatttctctaatacaaatgttaaaaaaatagatgatatttgtaatcatagAGTGTGCAAATACAGtgcactcttttaaaaaaaagtaagtaaatggaagacccacatgaaaaaaaatgagtaatgttagatataatcatGGGTTATGCAAACGTCGCGCAcaccttttgaaaaagagtgggtctacattataaaattatatttttttttatatggatctcatattcatttacttttttttttcaaaatgagtgcacGACGCTTGCGTACtctatgattataaatatcattttttcttaagaatttaattttttaatggtggatctcatttttttaaaaaaaaaagagtgtagCTTTTACACAACCCAtaattgtatatagtattattcatCTTAAAAATCATTCGGTTATGCGCTAGGTTAAGAATATTAAAGAGCAATGCAATTTCATCTTAAATTCTGTTATTCTCAAccatatttatagttttatataaatgaaaatataaatgagGTCATATGGAGCTTTTGCTTCAACAACTATGTTACAAGTAGCGGAAGACTTGTTGCGGCGATAAGATCACCTCAAAAGAACTTACGAACTAAAGAAAATAAGCTGAGTTTGGGaaaactaattttaaactgaatctaacattcaaacactcaattcttaaattactaaactcatctcaacttaaaattttcttacacGTAGGACCTAAACTTTTTTCACTTAAAACGTCTTTATACATAGAacctacaacatttttcaattttttataaaaaatattaaacttattttaacatctaaacacattttaaattcaatttagatgGACCTCACATTACTCTCAACTAtttaattcactattatttataaagaactcaactcaactgatcagttcaacatccaaaggCAACttaatttagatgttaaaatgagtttctACATTTTAACATTAATGGTAGTGAGCTTTTACCATTAATTTGTTAAAGTGTAGCCTTTTGAGACGACATTAGGAATCTATTAAGAGGAATTATCGCCGTAACAGCCACCAAGAAAGTAACTTCAATGTCTCTTTATAAAGCATTGTACAGTTTCAGCGGCCTCCTCAGAGAGAGGTTCCCCTGCTATTCCAGCAGAAGCCAATCCTCCGAGCTAAGAAATCATCTTGTCAATTTCTATATAATAGTATTCAGTTTTTGCATCTTCTGCACACTTTCTTCATCGTTTATTGTGCCCCTCCAAAGTCAGTACTGCTAGCTGGGTCTTCTGATAGTGCAGAGTAAGGGAAATGCATGTATCATTCGTTAAAATAATGGGTATTAATTTAGGCTGTTCTTACTttcttttcaacaattttatcCGATTTTTAGACGAGTAAGTGGTGGGTTAAGCTTGAACCATAGCCATGATGCGCATAAGTAACAATTATAGCCTTTTTTTTCCATCTTCATGCTGCATGATCTTCAGTGTTCTCTACTTACAGAGCATAAATGCCATAAGAATGGACATTAATTATGACCATTTTGATGGACTAGATGAACGTGCTAATgcttaaattttaatacattttGATTAAGCTTTACactagaagaagaagacgaagaagaagaagaaaaaaaaaaagagattcaaATGATATTGATCTTGCTTTCATCATTTCTATTATCTGCTATAAATTTTAGTGCAAAAATGCGGTCTTTCCAATTCCCAACGCCCCTAAAAGTTGACTTTTAGCATTTCCTGATCATTGATTATATATGCTTATTGGGGATTGTTATAATGAATACAAAGATGATTAGCTTTACATTACATTCAGGGTGTtggacatataatatattacaccTGCAAAGTGCAGGTATTGGCCGCCACACGTTCATTTCAGATATGGAAAATGGGGCCAATCCATTGATAGGAATATGAGAAGGAAACCCTTTGGAAAGCATTTACTTTGATAGATATTATTACCAGTTTGTTATCTGGACATTCTGATGCAAAGTGCAATCGTTTCTGCATGATCATGCTTTCCATTACTTTATAAGGTGATCGATGAACCCTCACCCATTTTCTGCACTACTTGAATTAATAGCCTTAATTTCCAGATGGAATATGGAAGAAGAATGGAATATTTGTGCTTTCAAATATTGCTTATTGGgcgagaaaaaatgaaaattccaGGCCATTTccaaatacctttttttttttattcaattctgCTGGACCTATAATTCACAGATACATGTTTCTGGAGATCATGTTAacctaatatccaaacaccacccATATCAGCTCTAGCAATTGGTAATTGGGCCATAGTTGGAACCAGGCAAATGAATGGCATGAGATGCACAAGCATTAATACTAGCTAGCATGTGGTGGCCAGCAATATCCGCACTAAATATCAGCTCCCTGCACCTTCCTCTAATAATCATGAAAACCGAATTTCGATTGCATTCAGGATCTCAAATACAGGTAGGCCATGCACAGATAGCGAGTCTGCATAATACGATTGATTGTACAGTACGATCCAGCAGGATGGATAATACCAGTTTACTAAGAAAGTTGATTGAACTAGAAACATCGACCCagaaaaaggaggaagaaaCAGACAGCATTAAACAAGTACCATATTGCTGCTTTTTGACTAACTAGCTAGCACAAACCAAAACGACAATTTGTTtccaatgaaaaacaaaaatagtcaCTTCTTCAAGAAAACTGCTTACTTATGACATAATTATTTCttgcaaaaataattatttcatgccaaaataagtttattttcgtcgtaaatagtcattctcatCATAAATAATCCATCATAAATactctttttcttgtagtgagtagCTAGAACTAATTAGAACTAAAAGTGGCAGGTCTACAAAATACAAGCAAGATCATTGAGATCTTAAGCCCAGCACGTTTGTAATTGATTGAAACTGGACCCTCCACTGCCGGCACCTTAGAAATATCTAATCAACATTAAGGGGTGGAATCGGAGCCAACCCAATGGAAACACATGGAGCATCCATGCCGAGGTGCAGGACCCCTCAGCTCACCTGGGGCCATCATGGCATCTATCCCCTCCAGCCCCAAATTCTTTCTCAATCCATGACCCATCTTCGCCCACACCTTATGCCTAGAGAGTTCCTGTTCGACTGAAGCACCCATCCATCTATTTCGCTGATCACTCATTTCTCTGCCATTCTTTCCCAAAAGGTTTGAGACAACACaccaattaaaatataacacatgaaaagcatatatataatatacctaGCTACCTGTTGGGAGAACATTTTTTGCTTTGAATCACACGTTACAGATCAGAAAACAcatcatttaatttaaagtttaaacctagctagctataagATTAGTACTTCAGTGTTAGAGGTACGTACTAAGATGATCAAGGTCCTCTTAAATTCTTATCCAAATTTAAAAACCTCAATAGGAGAGAGATcatgaatatatgaaataagtATTACGACATCTATTGTATATTTAGTGCTGCATGCCTGAAAAAGAACTTTAGAATAGTATAGATCAGTTATTCTACCTAGAAATATAGagttattcatatatatttctatctCGCTTCAAATGATCTTCAAGTTTGGAAAAGAATTTGATCATCAGGAGATTTTTCGCCACCAAGCAACCATTTTGCttgttatgtatatatatatatatatagtcgcgTCTTTCATTGCATCTTCAATTCgatttttatttcccttttgtttttatgttttcttcCCCGTACTTGATTTCCATACTCCATTGttatatgagaaatgaaagttgcaatcgtgagtgtgcTAGTATTAcacaattactttgaaaaaagagaataaatacgggacttacataaaaaaaaaaattaattttttaataatagaccccactcttttttaaaatgactacacGACGCTTACACATTTcacgactatatgtaacattacttttGTTATATTAGCCCGACATGGCTAGCTGTTAATTGATACATACATCAATATGGCTACTAATATTTAAGCTCCAATTTCAAATACTATTGCAATCaactatcatatatatgaagtaCTCATTCATTAATagtgtaagtatatatatatatatatatatatatatatatatattaattagccACAGGAACGCCACTCTAATTATTCACATTATGATCAATCATCACCTTATAGACTAGAATGAGATCGAAGAGATTTCTAGTAACTTATCCTCGATCCCCAGCCCTCTGATCCCCTCCCCTAGGATACGTACAAATTAATGTCGGAAAGGTTAATTCAAGCAAATGGGTGTAGAAAATTTGGCTAGCTTATAATCATATATAGACTACTGATCTTGAGTGAAATTTTAGGGGTCTagaaagtaatatatatatttaatttccatTAATTTTCAATGAAATGTTAGAATTAGTACGTACCTTCAAGCTGCTGGGGCGCAATGATTGTTCATTGTCCCTTGAATTAAGAAGCTTGTGTTCCACACCTTAGTACAAAGATAGTGAAGTAGGTAGGTAGTTCAAGAGACgggtccaaaaaaaaaaaagacaaaagaaaatcctaattaatatatatttgattcagCATGAAATTCCCAGTGATTTATGATCTCCACCAACCACCTGCCGTTTACCATAAATTAAAATTCCTTAACTAGCATTACATATAAGTTCCTGAAGGGTACGTAAGGTGTTATTCTTGGATACAAAGACAGACAGAAAgtgacaattaatatatatgagagaAAGTTTGGAGATGGGTCGATGTCAAAAGGGTTAAGATCCTGTAGGACCCCCGCATGGATCTCCTTTTGTTCGTTACGCAAACCCAATATtcacatttttcatttcttttcttactttgtatatatatattttaattaatatctaTTAATGAAAGATTCATTTGTAGTGGTGTCAAATGATGCACCAAGCATACTACTAATGTGATCGGAGTAATGCAGCTAGTCTAATTCctcttatattaatttatcatcTCCAATCCCACATTTTCATATTGTACATTTTAAGTGGCTTCATATATAAACCGTTTAAAAGGTAactattaagatataaaataaataataaaatatatatcttcttattaAGTTAAGATTTTGGAACAAGTGATCATTTTCACGTGCTATCGGAACAGAGGTTTTAAGTTCGAACTATGACTCTGTACtctatttcatctaattaaatattctacttgTTAGGTCACTCGTTAAGGAATAGTCTGGTCCACACGTGagggaaaatattaaaatataaaataaataataaaatctacatcttctcattaacttaaaattttgaaacaaatgatAATTTTCACAATAACCATTTTAAATATGTCGTCTAGCAAATGTGTTAGGAATGTCAAAAtttaggaaggaaaaaaaaaatatctataatgTGAAAGTCGATAAGCAGTAGTACTAACATATTTGtattttggattttgaattttctttttctttttttttttattttttggttttactaACGCATATATACCTATAACAAGTGGTACCAATTAACGTACATACTTGTAAGTGGCAgaattcattaatatatatgcatgtgaacCAAGTTTTGAAAGTCCTTATTAATTTTCTATGGAACAATGGAGGTTCCTTCAGCTTTAAGAGGTAGGAGTTACGAACatcaatgaatatatataatctctttctttctttctttcttttttctttttttttttttttgccttaaTTTCTTTCCCACGACGACTAGCACGCGAAAGACAAACAAAAATTGTCATTTAATTTGATCAATTTCGGAACTCAACATGATGATCTCGTAGCTCGTGATGTTTCTCGATTAAATTAGATGAGAAGTGGTTCATGATCAACGTGTGGAACCATGCACATATTGGATTACTCCAGCAAAGAGACCAGAAGGCCATAAGGgagaattattaataaaaaataatttatatataatattttatataattatattttaaatggagaatatttttataaaatattttataaaaatatttttattttataatatattatataatatattgtgtatatattatactcaTTACTAATTGGTTGCTTAATTAGAACATGACCGGAGGGAGATCAGCAGGAGTAGTAGTGGGGCCACGTGGGGGCGTGTTTATGGTGGGAACCACGGGAGGGAAGAGTCTCATGAGTTCAATGATGTGGTCCGCCGCATGATTGGCTACCACGGCCGACCACAACCGTCCTACGTGGACTTCAACGTCCACatcatgtattattattattatagcaGCCTGCCTTCCACCCAGCATTTAGCATTACGAAAAAAGCTCTCTCTTTCCggttctttatttatttattttattttttaaattttatgaatcccCCAACTCATTCTGGCCTTTTATATTAATTCCACATGTATCCCACTGTGGCCTTGAGGTTCGTTGGTTTGCTGAATTAGTACGTCCCTGATCATGCGTTCCTCgttcattataagaaaaataggtaTCTGTGacgataataattttattttaataaaaaataattattttttataaaaaataactgattataaataaataattttcttataataattatataaatttttaatttttacaattaacaATTAGGACCACGTAGATAGGGAACAATACGGAATTTGAATATGATTGCCCAATATCATCACCACGTGTCTTATTaattatggattttctttttgtcctCACAGGCTTTGCTTTATCCCAAggcctttctttctttctttcttcaataagattaattaattgctcttttttatgaaattataattttaatttatgccttcaaattaattatcaacTTTTCTTAATACAATTACTAAATTATCATCAATACTGTCGTAATTTTAGTACCCTTAAACTACTTATAACACGTACTAATTTcctgatcatatataatttgtcGAGTCTTTTGACATTTATTTGATAATATCGTGTAAGTATATATAGTACTCCTAATTATATAAGTTGGTCAAGGTAACTTAAGGAATAATGTACAAAAAACGTACGCGGGTAATCTATAATATTTGTTCGAGAGATTATCTGATATTGTTTAATTAAATCGCGTTAAGAGTAATAACATTCACACTGCATTTAATAACACACTACTTCTCAATAGTACATgtacatgttataaaataagagaagtattttataaaattaatttttttttaaataattattcttttaaaatattattaaaaaaaatgaggtatgtttatattttttttatcggagACAAAATGGTTTCAGCGTGAAGTGACACAATGGGGTGTAGGACAAGGCCGTGACAATCATGACCAACATGCCTCTCAATTATACCGAGGAAACATcccatcaaaaagaaaaatgagtttaccccaaaaaataaatcccttttgttttttctttgttttttggctTCTCAGTTAGAATAATAATTTGATTCAAAGTCACAGCTTCATGATTTGTAGTGATCTACAGATGAGTTTCGTCGAATTACCGTAGAGATGGCCTTGAGAAAGTAATTTGCCAGCAGATAGGTTTATAACGTCCATGATGCATGCAGCTTAATATATGCTTCCTTtgcacattatattttttaaaatttttaaattttttaatatttattaaaaaaaaatttaatttattctttttaaattaatttaatttttttattcattatttatatattaaatatttgataaaagaaaataataataaaaattaaaaaaaagatgatgtgtagagattgtgtagattttttcttaatatattatcATTGCACAATAAGaaactatttatttataattaaatatttgtaataaaaacaactatttattatgaaaataagtaatttattaaaaaatggtCGTTTCTATTGTAAATACATGGTCACGAATAAAGTTTTTtgtcaatattttaattatgataaatgttgtagctacaaagagatttcttaaaaataaatttataaactgaatACTTTGCTTAATTGATAtggtatattagattgtaaattaagctacttttattataaattagatctaatatttcatataaaataatatcaatttataaatttatttttacggGATATGATCTTTATAGTTGTAGTAGTActtctctttaattattattttctttatcgTCCCAATTAGGTGGAAGTAACACAAAAAAGTATCTcaaactttttgtaaataatTCTTGATCTTCCTGATTCCATATGGGTGAATGGGTACGTTGTCTAGTTTAAACTAACACGGGCCTTAAATTGTTTATAATGCTTCGAATACTGtccttatattatatagaatatatagCTATAATAGCCACAGTagtcatatatatgtatctagAAACTAagctcactacaagaaaaaagggttTTACCGGCGATTTTTCTAGTGTTGCAATATAGAACGCCGCATTAGAGTgtttattgcggcgattttttaaTCGACGCTGAATTCCGTTGTGAAAACTGATGATTGAAGTTACTTATCGAGTTGCAgcgaaaatagtatttttaacaGCGATTTTTTTCGCCGGCAAATGAAAAAACCTGTTGCAACGCTCGATTTCGCTGTAATATAGTAAGTGGCGCCATTCCCCTaaagatattttgtttttcccccCCCCGATTTCTTTCCCCCTCCACTTCTCTCTGTTCTTCCCCAATATTCCATCTCCAGCTTGCCTTTCCGAGAGATTTCATCTTCACCCACGTCCCCCGAACGATTTCATCTTCA
Protein-coding sequences here:
- the LOC108991995 gene encoding V-type proton ATPase subunit c1-like, with the protein product MSTFGGDETAPFFGFLGAAAALVFSCMGAAYGTAKSGVGVASMGVMRPELVMKSIVPVVMAGVLGIYGLIIAVIISTGINPKAKSYYLFDGYAHLSSGLACGLAGLSAGMAIGIVGDAGVRANAQQPKLFVGMILILIFAEALALYGLIVGIILSSRAGQSRSD